The genomic segment atcttaaGTATccatatatacataacattgacAATCATATAATACCTCACCGGTTATAATACATATGtaaactaaaatcagtaaatgGATCATCATACattgaatacaatggaacatATTCTGATATGATTCTCTCATCTTGCTTTCCAATTCCCACGTTAACTTCTCCATAACATGTCATGTCCATTGTACTCGTACTAGTGGAATTGAATTGTTGCACGATGCTTTTCTCTTtccaatccataatccaaacaTGTTGTTCAAcgtaggaaagagaaggatcaagcACAACCTCAACAGGTCAAAGCACGtgtgatggatctggttcatacTTTCTCAAcctagaaacatgaaacacaccGTGAATGACAGATAAAGTTGGcagcaatgccaatcgataagcAAGATATCCAATTTGATCAAGGATCTCGTATGAACCAACATACCGAGGTGATAATTTCCCTCGCATTCCAAATCGAATAGTGCCTCtgaagggagatattttcaaaaatactatatCACCTTTTTGGAATTATAAGGGTTGTCTTCATTTGTTAGCATAACTTGTTTGACGATCCTCAGCAGCTTTCATTTGTTGtcgaatcaactgaaccttgTCATTCATTtcttgtatcatttcaggtctaGTCATTTGtctttcaccaacctcatcccagaataacggtaaCCTACATCGTCTTccatataatgcttcaaacaGTTTCATGCCAATACTCGTTTGGAagctattattaaaagaaaactCTACTAATGGTAAGGCACCTTGCCATCCAATTTTGAAATCCATCACAATATAATGTAACATGTCTTCTAATGTTTGAGTTGTATGCTCAGGCTGGCCATCAATCCGGGGATAATAAGCattactcatagccaaacgcgtatcCATAGCTTCTTGGAAATTACCCCATAATTTAGAAGCAAACTCGGGATCACAATCGAAACTGGCACACCGTGTATTCTCACAATATTCTCGATGTATAAACGTGTCATtttcttataaggataagttcgctcatacggaatgaaatgtgcAGATTTCAAAAGCTGGTTAtttataacccaaataacatcataatccttgGGTGAACGAGATAAATGAGTCAAAAAATtcatagcaatatgttcccaattccatttgtgaatttcaagactatggagaaATCCTCCATGTTTCATTATCTCTGCTTTATCTTGCTGACAAACAAtttttagaaataaattcaACAATATCATTTTTCATATGTCTCTACCAGAAATGAGGTCTCAATGAGAAATACGTTTTCCGACACCTGGGTGAATActatatttgctacaatgtgtttcacgaagaagggcagatttcaaatcagaattATCAGGGACTACCAGCcaaccattaagtcgtaaaaaCCATATGAAGAATTATGAAAGCTAGAAAGATGTCCTGCAAATACAAGTTCTTTAGAATTTTGAATCTGAACATTGCTTtgttgggcctttcgtattttaGATATCAAGTtaggctcaatttgcaatgctgagatggtgaaaaaatttgaatttgagtGAAAATCCAGCCggaagtacatatatcctcgtGTACTTTGGTGACATTAACATAAGTTAAAATAGAGTCATGAACTTTCAACTAAGGGAATCCATAGTAACGTTCACCGATCCAAGGTgatactgaatctcacaatcaaagtccttcaggagatccattcACATGTGTTGCCTCATATTTAAATTAGACtgagaaaaatgatatttcagATTCTTATAGTCTGAACatataacaaacttttctccatataaataatgtcgccaaatcttcaaagtaCACACAATGGcaaccaattcaagatcatgaacaaggtaacgagtttcatgagattttaatCGATGAGAAGCATAAGTGACCAACTTGTTATGTTGCATCACAACAAAGCCCAAAAATTTAACAGATGCATCTCTATACACTAAAAATCCTCTAGTACCTGAGGAAATAGTAAGTACAGTTGTTGTgctcaatctcgtcttcaattcaagaaatctagtTTCACATTCTTCTGACCAAATAAATTTATGATTCTTCTGtatcagttgagtaataggtttagctattttcaaaaatccttcaataaaacgacgataataaccaactaaacccatgaagctacggatttTAGGgacattcgtaggtctcggccaattcaacACAACTTCAACCTTAACATGATCAaaagatatgccatgtctcgaaatgatgTGGCCCAAAAATACTACCTTATCAATCCACAATTCACATTTGAACAATTTTGCATATAAATGGCCAAtgcgaagagtttgaagtaccagtctcaaatGTTCAGTATGCTTCTCTTTCGATTTCGAATAtacaaaaatatcatcaataaagacgACAACAAATAGGTCAAGAAAATCCGGAATATACTATTCATTAGGTTCATAAAGACAACATGATCATTAGTGAGACCGAAAGGCATAGCCAAAAACTCATAGTGGTCATACCTCGTAAGAAAAGTAGTTTTAGGCACATATTCTTATCGAATTATTACTTGATGATAACCTAAACGAAGATCCATCTTAGAGTAGATAGAAGtgccctgaagctgatcaaataagtcatcaatATTAGGAAGTGGACGCTTATTTTTCACGGTAGCCTGATTCAGTTACATATAATCAATACTCATTCGCATAGTAcaatctttctttcgaacaaataaaattGGAGCTTCCCAAGGTGATatactcggtcgaatatatcccttatcgagataTCCTGCAATTCTTCTTCTTTCAGTTCCAAAAGTTCCATGAGATAAGGAGAtttagaaataggcgcagtccccggtaaaagatcaatactaaattcGACTTCTcaatgaggaggaaaatcaagaATCTCCTCGAGAAATACCTCCAGGAACTCTTTAGCAACATGGATATCATATAAAGATggctcttatttatagacatcAACAACATAAAATAAGAAAACCTTTATCCTCGCTAAATAAAGGTCGGGCCGATTTTAGATAAGATGCCAAAGGAATTTTAGCTAGGAAAATTTtgtcataaaaattccacttcgGTCCATGAATAGATTGAAATCGAACCACCCCATgaaaacaatcaacagtagctcgattggTTGTCAGGAtgtccatgccaacaatacaaggATGGACAATCAGATTTAGAAATATCACATTACATAGATCAATATACAACTATGTACAACTTATTTAGACATAATAATATTTCCTCCCGGCGTAGCTATTGATAAAGTATCATACAGTGGAGTACACAATATCATTAAATGCAACAAATggatgagatatgaatgagtgAGATGCtcttgtatcaaataaaacatgtGTAAGCTATCGCAAAGCATGCAGATACCTGTAATAACACCACCAAGAGCTTATATTTCCCGATCTTCAGTCATGGCATGCACTCTAGCTTGGGGAGGGCCTTGGACAGTCTGACCATTGGGTCTTTGATATTGTGGAAAGTTCGATTGCTGGAAAGAAGGAATAGGAGTAGCAGGTGTCATCGTACTAGTGCCACCTCGAAATCCTATCCGGGGTTGGAAAGAAGTCATACTCATGTTCGGACATACACGTGAAAACGACCTTCCTGCCCACATCGATAACATGCACCAAACATATCCCAACATTGCTCGATAATATGATTCCCTCCATAGTAGCCACAATAGGGAGCAATAGCGGTCTTAGATCTACTAGAACTAGAAGAAGATGAAAAAGTAGTAGAACCAGCCTTTTTAATCTTTTTACCTTTCGGAAGCAAAGTAGTCTGCTGAGCTGGCACTTGAGGTGGAGAAAATTAGTGAGAACCTCCTCGCCTTAATACAGCTTCAGCTGTCTTGGCTCGTTCAACCGCTCTGTATAGATAGTATGCAAACCAGAAgtaacaaaattatatatagcATGATGTAAAccattcataaacatgttatgtaaggcccgagattatatcattttaatccgagattatttaattgacgacttttggaatgatgaattagattccacgattttgtaattaattaggattgaaattgaattaaaaagagttatTGAAGGctgaattgcaaatagtgaagaatTCAGGAGCTAAAGTGCTAATATTGGAATTTGAGTGGGACACATGTCTTGCCATGCATTTGAACATGTAAACCCTCCATCCAATTCAGATTTTGAGCATTAAGAACTGAGACAAACTCCATGGTTAGAATTCTCAAGCTtccatgcatcttaaaaattttATGTTGCAAGATCCGGCCgtccgattttcaatccgagCTTAGTTCCGTGTTTTTCTCTTCAAGAGCTTCGAAGTGATGTAattattcttattttctgcatggTTCGAAATTTAGGTGTTTGAGAAATCATAATTTGATTGATGTTATATGTTCTTGAGTTTATGGTGAGCATATAATCGAaaacggatcgaagaacggacaaCGTATGCAATTGTTTTAATTTCCCAGCTTATGTTCGAAAATGGGGGTTGTGCAGATTTTGAATTGTGGTTTGGAAATtgttgatgattatgagttgttggtATTAATCTATGGATGTCTGATTTGTCGGGTATCTCGAGAttgcgtcgttatgccgtcaaaatttAACTAGATTGAGTCTTGATCAAACCAAATATTGCTTTGAGTTGTATGTTGATATTGTTCTTCTCGAAATGTCATTTCCAGATTTGGTATTGAAGGCTTCGAACTCGAGAATTCAACTTCGAAACCGGTAGAAGAAAGATCAAAGTTTCCAAGCTTTTGTACCTTGAAGAGTGAGAGGTTGTTGAACAAGACTTAGATCAGTTTGACACAACCAAGAAccacaaaaagaaagatataaatCGACGTTAATCTGGGATAGATAACTCGAGTAAGATATGACTTgagttcccaaaaccacatacttaattgatattgttttgatatattcgaACTCCTTAGATTTATGTGCTTATTATAGAAAAGAATGAAATATGAGATAGATATCTTGGAAGAGTCTTTGGCAGAAGTGCCAAGTCCTTggacgtttggtttatatcgatgagcttaggaGAAAGATCGACTCCtaatgtagacactcgatatagtATGCCGAAGTCCGGGAATAGGAACGTACCGCCACCTCaaatgggagagtaggtgggagacttgttacgttcttattcaaatcgggatccctagataggAGTCGAGATGAGATTAATAattaaagagtttgatttaaagcTTTGTATCAATTTATGTTTTCCAAGAATATGATACATGTTGTTGGACAAATGCTTTATGTTTTTGTATACGCTTATATGAGGcgcatgtatatgttgtttatactgggaaatatatttctcaccggagttatccggctattgttgtgtttgtatgtgtgcatgacaacaggtgggacatgatcaaggtcgagaagaggatgacagatcaagattagagtggtgattcgaGCTTAGACATAGATCTGGTTGTTCAACACTTGAAATGTAGTTGAGAAACACTTGTTTGTTATGACTGTATTTTGAACAAGGTGTGTATCCTTGGAGTTGATCATTGTGTAGATATTTGAACTTGATCATGTAAATTGGAATAAGAGGGAGCACATCATAATGTAGTATCATGTGCATTTTATTATGAGgcgttctattttttttaaaaaaaagtcgacctatttgatttaattgatccatttaatcccaatgatgatttaAGAAAATGAGATTAGCACCCGAGTCCTCACaacagatggtatcagagctgtatgTTCCTTAGACTAAAATAGAAGCGAATGAGCGGAGTacattgagttttctttcttgCTTCTGTGATactagcatgtgatttattgTAATGTTGATTTGCATAATTTATATGctagtatgaaagcatgttttattgctttagaaagtacatgtttacctgattatcgaTTTGATTGGAAGCATGTATTATTagaaaatgaatcagaacccattcttgatcagaggtatgataatcagaggaggactgtgacaaatttaatatatttgattACTAACCATTTTGATAaccagatatgcctcctcgaagattACCAGCTGTACCCCAACCAGCCGCAGTTCCTCTACCAGAACAGGGTCGTGCTCCGAATAATCTGATGGATGTGACAGCGACACCCATGGAAACACTGTTaaagagatttcagtcattcaaatcgccgactttgaaaggcactgagaaCTCTGTCGACTGTGAGAGatggcttgatgatattgaaatgttaTTTGATTCACTTGACTATACAGATGAGCGTAGAGTCagactgattgggcaccagttacaTGAGGTTGCGAAGAGTTGGTGGCTCACAACCAAGAGAGctttggagcatagaggtatgATTATTACTTGGAGGATCTTTAAAGccgaattttatcaacgatttttCCCAGTATCGTACCGAAAGTACAAGGGTTCAGAGTTTGCCAACTTGAAACAGGGTCatctgaacattgaagaatacatggccaaattctctactttgctacgatttgctccacatgtggctgataaTGATGAGGCAATGATTGATCAATTTATCAATGGATTGAAtcctgatatttttacattgttAAATACAGGGCGACCAaataattttgctgatgctttgaacAGAGTAAAGGGAGCTGAAGCGGGATTGATCAAGCAGCGAAGAGCTTCGTATGTCGCTCAGACACAGAAACAACAACAAACCTCAGCCCAATTCCaccaaccacctcccagatttgatcgtggtggtagcagcagtgGGAAGAAGGATATCCTGAAAGCTCAAGGAAAACtgtttaagaaatctggaagTAGTTCATCTAGTTCCATTGGCTCACGACAGACTGGTTCTGGCCAGAGTTCCAATTATACAGGGGTTTATTGCAGAACacgtggaggaagacatccaacagagcaatgccaaggagtgtttgGTAGTTTCAACATCTGTCGACAGCCGGGACATTTTGCCAAATTCTGTCCACAGCGAGGTTCTCAACGATCTCAGGGTGCAGGATCATTTGGATCAGTGGCTCATGCTGATAGAAAATCATCTTCtgttcactctttccagccacCACCTGCACAGTCACAACCAAGGCTAGAAGGAAGCCAGACTGTTAGCcaacctccgagacagcaggccagagtgtttgccttgaccgagaaacaggcccaggaagcagctgatgatgtgattgcaggtaactgttctctttgtggttatcctgcttatgtgttgatagatactggtgcaacccatacttttatttctgagcgatttgcattggtGCATGCTTtgtctgttgagtctttatatGTTGTAGCATCTGTCTCTTCACCTCTAGGGAGAGGTCtaatatcagtgaattctgttagatattgtatgctacagtatgaagGTAATGAGATAGAGCTgctagattgtattgtactcgatttgtctgattttgattgcattatcggtattgatatacTAACCACTATGTAGCACGGATACCTTGAAATGTTTTTTTTTGAAGTATCGGATACGGATACGACACGGATACGGACACGATACGCGGATACGCGTGTCGGATACCCCAAAATCCGTGTCGTTGACTTTGTTTAGGGTTGACCAGTCGGATACGTTTTGGACACGGCGAGGACACGCCATGGATACGGCGTGGATACGTTTTTCAGATACGTTTGGgcaaaattgaaattttttaaaagttttagaggttaattaaaaaaattaaaattgctAAGGACTAAAAGGAAAATACTTTAACATATATTGGGCTGGGCTTTTAAATTCCAATATACATTTGTCGTCTCTTTCTTTCTCTTTCTGCTGAAGCTGTTCTCAACTCATCGCGTCGCCCTTCTTCTCTATTTCTGCCGCTGCTACTGCTGCCGCCACCGCCGCCGCTACCGTTGCCGTCGCCGCCGCTGCCCCCTCCTACAACCAAGAGGATAGTAATATTTTCTGCATCTCTCTTATCATAAATAaattaactttaattattttttttttaaatctcttgGTTATACAGTGAGTTCTCTATCTCTTGTTTTACTATAGGAAAATAATTTTCAAGCATCAGAAAAGAGTTTAATGTTATAAAATTATTTGTAAGAAAGAGGCTTACAGTGAACTATTGACTATACAGTATACAGTATATAGTGAACTATTTGTTGTAAATTAGAATTTGGTCAATTTGGATGACAGCGTATTCTATGTGCCATGGCTGAATTTATGTTTCTTGCTTTTCAAAACTTCTAACAATCTATTTTCAATGGAAATTTTTCAAAAGGAGAGTATACAAGAGgatgtagatgatttttctccATTGTGGAAATTTGTAACAAAGATTGAAAAGGGAGCTGGTGGAGGAAATGTTACTTGGTCGTGTAACATATGTACTAAAGTTTGCAAGGGATCGTACTCGAGGGTGAAAGCACACCTATTAAAACTCAAAGGATTGGGAATTGCTGGTTGTGTGGCTGTTTCAATAGATCAAATAAAACATATGCAACAACTCCTGGATGACGCAGAATCGAGAAAGAAAAATGCTAAACCGAAAGAAGTACAATTGCCTTCATCATCTGCATCAAACATGGCTTCAAAATCCTCATGCAGTAGTCTTTTCTCTTTGCAAAGTGACGATCCAACAAAGAAGAGGAAATGAACAATTGGCCCTCTTGAAAAAGCTTTTAATTTGAATGCGAGAGATGAGCTGCATTCTGAAATTGCGAGGTTGTTTTACACATGGGGATTGTCTTTCAATATTGCTAGAAATCCTCATTATATTCGTGCTTTCAGTATGGATACTCAATGAATGATTCCAGGTTATCTTCCACCGGGATACAATTTATTGAGAACTACACTTCTTCAAAGAGAAAAAGCTCATATTGAAAAGTTGTTGGAGCCAACAAAAGAAACTTGGAAACAAAAAGGTGTTAGTATTTGTAGTGATGGGTGGTCAGATGTACAAAGAAGACCACTTATTAATATCATGGCAGTGTGTGAAAGTGGTCCTATGTTTCTAAAAGCAATAAATTGTGAAGGTGAGTACAAGGATAAAGTTTCATCTCTAAGTTGTTCATCGATGCCATAAACGAAGTGGGACATCAGAATGTTGTCCAAGTGGTCACAGATAATGCTTCTATATGCAAGGCCGCTGGTTTACTTGTTGAGGCAAAGTATCCACATATATTTTGGACACCTTGTGTTGTGCACACTTTGAATCTTGCTTTGAAGAATATTTGTGCACCGATTGACTCCGTACAAAACAAAGAAGTCTTTGAAGAGTGCATGTGGATAGCAGAAATATCAGATAATGCTTTGATGATCAAGAATTTTATAATGAATCACAATATGAGATTATCAATGTTCAACGATAACTCGAACTTGAAGATGCTCTCACTTGTAGAGACTCGATTTGCTTCCACAATCATTATGCTTAAAAGGTTCAGGCAAATCAAGAAATGTCTTGAAAACATGGTGATTAGTGAAAGATGGGATCTGTACAAGGAGGATGACTTACTGAAGGCTAGAGCAGTGAAGTACAAGATATTAGATGATCAATTCTGGGAAAACATTGATTATATACTTTCTTCCACAAGTCCAATTTTTGAGATGCTAAGGAAAGCAGACAGTGATCATCCTTGTCTTCATTTAGTATATGAGTGGTGGGATGAAATGATAGAGAAGATTAGGGTCGCTATCTCGAAAGGGCCTCACAGTGGAGATTCAAAGTTTTATGAGATTGTTCATGATAATCTAGTGCAGCGATGGAATA from the Primulina eburnea isolate SZY01 chromosome 3, ASM2296580v1, whole genome shotgun sequence genome contains:
- the LOC140827296 gene encoding uncharacterized protein; amino-acid sequence: MSCILKLRGYLPPGYNLLRTTLLQREKAHIEKLLEPTKETWKQKGVSICSDGWSDVQRRPLINIMAVCESGPMFLKAINCEVGHQNVVQVVTDNASICKAAGLLVEAKYPHIFWTPCVVHTLNLALKNICAPIDSVQNKEVFEECMWIAEISDNALMIKNFIMNHNMRLSMFNDNSNLKMLSLVETRFASTIIMLKRFRQIKKCLENMVISERWDLYKEDDLLKARAVKYKILDDQFWENIDYILSSTSPIFEMLRKADSDHPCLHLVYEWWDEMIEKIRVAISKGPHSGDSKYYSDEWLQESPNRLPPHWDIEVSRERKKCIERYYSCSSERRSVNEEFASFSAAIDEFSDNDAMHDRGLMSPTKWWVIHGASTPTLQSLALKLLGQPSSSCCERNWSTYNFIHSLKRNKITPQRAEDLVYVHYNLRLLSRRSPHYNEGESNMWDVGADAFDSMDMEGAAILEIANLSLDDLNWSQSYLLMKAVLVMKPIWMFDFFYLFKMYFAFNILYLRYHD